The following nucleotide sequence is from Cellvibrio sp. PSBB006.
TTTTCATAAAAGATAATTAATGTCTATGATGGTATACATTTATGATCATCTATATAGGAATGGCACATGAATGTTCGCCATCTGACCTTTCGCTTGCTGCAGGTGTACGTGGCCGTCATCCGGACAGGCTCCATATCCCAGGCGGCGATGGATTTACACCTGACCCAGCCAACCGTTTCCCTCCAGATAAAACGGTTAACCGAAGCCGTGGGTCATCCGCTGCTTGAGAACCGAGAGGGTTTGTACAAACCAACCCTGGTTGGGAAAGAGCTATACCGCGCGGCATTGGATGCGCTGACCCGTTTTGATGACTTCAAGCTTTTTCTCAATGATGCGGAGCAGGGCAACCGAGGGCATTTCAGTCTGGGTATTGTCACGACTGCCAAATATGTTGTGCCGCGTTTGCTCAGTCCTTATGCGCAACAATACCCGGGTGTGGACGTTACACTGAATATCGGAAACCGTGAGACGATTGTTAAACGGTTTGATAATCAACGGGATGATTTATATCTGTTCAGCCACCCGCCGACAGGCAACAACGTGATAAGCGGGAGGTTTTTGCGTAATCCGCTGGTGATGATCGCCCCTGTCACTCACTGGGCCGCACGGCGGGACGAGGTGGATATTGCGGCGTTAATCAACGAACGTTTTTTGATGCGCGAGCCCGGCAGCGCAACGCGCATGGTGACCGAGACCTGGTTGCGTGACCACAATATCCAGCTGACAAAAACCCTGCAAATTGAAAGCAATGAAGCGATTCGCCTGAGTGTGGAAACAGGCTTGGGTCTGGCGGTTCTTTCTGAGCATACTCTGGCGCAGGCTAATGCAAACCTGGCCGTTGTGAATGTAAAAGGTTTTCCGTTGCTCAGTCATTGGTATGTGGTAAGGAGCGGTGATAAACGTCTTCCGGCAGCGGCAAACCAGTTCCTGAAATTCATGAATGACCATTTAAATGAGTGGGTGGAAGAAAAGTATGTTCAGAACGAGATTGCAAAGCTGATCTTGTCATGACGCTAACCGGTCCCTACCGATTAGCGTCAAGGCTTACGCCAGTAATTGCTGTAACAGCGCTTTGTAATCCATCTTTCCGGTGCCGAGTTTTGGCAACTCTGGCATCACCTGAATCTCTGCCGGTAGCATCAAACCTTCCATGCCGCCGTTAAGCAGTTGTTGACGCAGTTCAGCAGGCGTTGTGTCAGTAGAGTTGCCGGTAACGCAAAGAATAATGCGCTCCCCTTTTTTCTCATCGCTCAACGCAACGGCGGCTAATTCAATATCGGGATTATCGAAAATATCCCGCGCTTTCTCTTCAACAGCACCGAGACTGATCATCTCGCCGCCGATCTTGGCGAAGCGTGAATAGCGGTCGACGATGGTGAGAAAACCATCTTCATCGAGATGACCTTTATCGCCGGTTTTGTACCAGCGACGGTTGTCGAGGGTGACGATAGCCTGGGCCGTTTTTTCATCGTCATTCAAGTAGCCGAGCATCAATTGCGTGCCGGAAACCAGGATCAAACCATCTTCACCCTGAGGCAAGGTTTCAAGCGTATCCGGATCGACGATGCGAATACTGCTACCCGGTAATGGCATGCCGACGGTGCCGGGTTGGTTGCCTTTTTGCAGTTTCCAATAAACGGTATCCAGCATGTCAGGAATGTTAACGCTGATAACCGGCGTTGTTTCAGTAGTGCCGTAACCTTCAAAGATTTTTTTACTGAATTTCATTTCAAATTCACTGCGCACCCGTTCCTGTAACTTTTCCGCACCGGCGACGACGATGCGCAGTGAATCGAGCATCAGTGGTTCAACTTTGCTGTTGCGAGTATACAGGCGCAGGAAGGTGGCAGTACCACACAACACGGTAGCGCGGTAACGGGCGATGGCTTTGGCGATACCGACAACGTCGGTCGGGTCGGGGTGACAGACGACAGGGATACCTTCAAGCATCGGCATCATGGTGGTGACGGTTAAACCGAATGAGTGGAATGGAGGCAGCGAATTCATAAAGACATCGCTTTTGCGGGTATCCAATACATCACTGATTTGTTTGCAGTTGGCGATGATGTTGCGATGGCTCAATACGATACCTTTTGGTGTACCTTCGCTGCCGCTACTGAATAAAATCGCCGCCGGATCATCCAGTTTACGCTGCCTTCCCAACAGCCAATAAATGATGTCCGCAGGTAATAATGAGAACAACATAGCGCGCAGCAAATCCCATTTGCTTAATGCAGCTTTCACATCTTCAAGAAAAACAATCTGTACATCCGTCAGCATGGTCTCGATGGCTATGCCACGTTGCTCCAGCTTTGTCATAAAACGACGCGAGGTAAACACGGTCTTGATAGCGGCTGTGCGCAAACTTGCCTGCACGGCGCTGACGCTACTGGTGTAGTTGATATTTACGGTGGTTTGACCGTTGAGCAATACGGCCATGTTGCTGATCAGGCTTGCGCTGGAAGCGGGTAGTACCAAGCCAACGTTCGCGTCGTTGGTATAACCGCGCATCGCTTTAGCAAAGGCCAGTGTGGCTGCGAGAGTGCGTCCATAATTGAAGGTTGTGCCTTCGCCATCAACCATAAAATGTTGCAGACGATTGCGCTTGGCGGTCTTCAGCCAGGTTAAGGCCAGCGGGTCCAGGTTGTGCGTGTGTTCTTCCCAGGCATCCACAGAAAGTTCGAAGACTTTTTGTTTGAGTTCAGCGGTTTTGGTGGTGAGTGGTAATGATTTGCCAAAGGCAACAATGATATCGCGACGATTACCGAGACTGCGATCCAGTAATGAGGTTTCATCGCGCAATTTGCCAGCTGAACGTGAGAAGGCGCTACCCCATAATCCACGTAAATAAAAGGGTACGATCACGGCATTCTCTACACCTTCGACCGTGCGTTCATAACCGGAATGAAATTTTCCTAAATGACCATTGCGACTGATGGCACCTTCCGGAAATAAACAAACCACTTCGCCGTTGCGCAGCAATTCATTAACACGGCCAAGCGCTTCTTTGCTGTTGCCGGAGGAAATCGGAATCATGCCCAAACGACTCAGCAAGGGTTTCAGGTACCAGCGGTTGTAAATCTCCCGTTGCATCACAAAACGCACCGGCCGTGGGCACGCGATCTGTACCAGTGCCCAATCAATCCAGCTGATGTGATTGCCCAGCAGCAATACACCGCCGCGCGCCGGCAAATTGTCGAAATGTAAAACATCAATGCGATAGCGATGTTTAAACAACAAGCTCACCAGGAAACGCACAAACGAATGCGGTAATTGTTTTACGGTATAGCCCGTACCAACAACAGCCACCAGCGTTAATAATCCGAGCAGCATCGCGCTGTTAAAACCAAAATAAGCAAAGGCAACAGTGAGGCCCAGGAAGCTGAGCATGGTCACATTCTGCACCCAGTTATTGCCAGCCAGTACGGTACCCAACTCCTGTTCTTTTGCGTGGTATTGAATTAACGCATTCAGCGGAATCATAAACAGGCCACCCATCATCCCCAGCACCGTAAAATTGAAAGCCAGTGCCGTGTAAGAGTCGAGCGTGGGTAAGAGCGCCAGGGTGATGGCAATGCCCAGGGCGCCGAGCGGAACGAGCCCGGTTTCGATATGTTTTTGCGAAAAACGGCCAGCGAGGACGGCGCCGATCATGATGCCCAAACCACTGCACGCAAGCAGCCCCTGAATCACCAGGGTATTGGTTTCGGCCAGGCGTGTTTCGGCAAAATCGGGAAAGGCGGCGAGCAAAACTTGTGAGATAGCCCAGAAAGTAGAGAGTCCGACGATAGACAACCAGATGACCGGGCGGCCGCGCAACGCACGCAGATTTTGTTGCAGGTAATCCAGCTTCACATAACGTGAAACGGAGAATATTTTTTGCACATCGGGGCGTGATTGTTGGGGCAACCGATAACTCAACACCAGTTCGATGCTGGCCAACAACACCAGCAACCAACCCAACGGCGCAATACGTTCCAATATCACCGTCGTGTTATCGGTGCTGCGTTCCAGCAGCAGAATTTCGAACAAGCCGGAAAACACAAAAGTACCCAGGAGAATGCCAACAATAGTAATGGCTTGTACCGCACCGTTGGCATGGGCCAGGCGTTCCGTGCCAACCAATTCCTTGATGTAACCGTATTTCGCCGGGCTGTAGATAGCGCTCTGGATGGCGAGCATAAATGTCAGGCCGAACGCGGCCCAGAACCAGCCAGCGTAATAACAGGCGGTGATCATCAAGGTAATGACTACCCCCGCCCAGGCGCTGAAGCGCATCACTTTATTTTTGGGGAAACGGTCAGAGAAAAAACCGGCGGGAGAAAACAACAGGATAAACGGCAGCAGGATCAGGGCGTTGACAATGGCGGTAAGGATAATCTGCTGTTGTCCGTCATAGACTTTAAAGACTGTATTCTGGATAACGATCTTGTGGCCGAGATCCACAAACGCATTGAGGAAAACCACCAGCAGGTAAGGGATAAACCCGCGAATCTTGACGAGCTGTGACATACGTATTCCTTTTTATGAAGGTGTGGCTTTGGGATAGCTGCACTCTGCCAGACTGTATTTTTATCTTCGACCTTTGCATTCCATGTTGCGCTGTATAGACTCAAGGGTATTGTTTAATGATACCCTTGGAGTTTCTTATGGCTCAAGTCGATGCCCTGGTGGAGACCCTTAAATCCGCCCTGAAATCCCACAACCTCAAATACCGCGATGTCGCTCAGGCGATGGAGCTATCGGAAGCCTCGATCAAACGCCTGTTCAGCAGCCGCACCTTCAGCCTGCAACAAATCCAGCAAGTATGCCTGATGATGGGCATGGAAATCTCCGACCTGGTGCAGTTGATGGTGGAACGACAGGCGCGTTTGCAGGAATTGAGTGAAGAACAGGAAGAAGAAATCGTGCGTGATCCCGGCTTCCTGATCATCACCGTATGTGTGCTCAACCGCTGGACCCTCGAAGACATGCTGCGCCATTACACCTTTACCGAGCACGAATGTGTGCAGAAGCTGGCGCGACTGGATCGTTTGAAGATCATCGAATTACTGCCGAAAAACCGCATCAAACTATTGGTCGCCCCCAACTTCAGCTGGCGCA
It contains:
- a CDS encoding LysR family transcriptional regulator, whose protein sequence is MNVRHLTFRLLQVYVAVIRTGSISQAAMDLHLTQPTVSLQIKRLTEAVGHPLLENREGLYKPTLVGKELYRAALDALTRFDDFKLFLNDAEQGNRGHFSLGIVTTAKYVVPRLLSPYAQQYPGVDVTLNIGNRETIVKRFDNQRDDLYLFSHPPTGNNVISGRFLRNPLVMIAPVTHWAARRDEVDIAALINERFLMREPGSATRMVTETWLRDHNIQLTKTLQIESNEAIRLSVETGLGLAVLSEHTLAQANANLAVVNVKGFPLLSHWYVVRSGDKRLPAAANQFLKFMNDHLNEWVEEKYVQNEIAKLILS
- a CDS encoding acyl-[ACP]--phospholipid O-acyltransferase, whose amino-acid sequence is MSQLVKIRGFIPYLLVVFLNAFVDLGHKIVIQNTVFKVYDGQQQIILTAIVNALILLPFILLFSPAGFFSDRFPKNKVMRFSAWAGVVITLMITACYYAGWFWAAFGLTFMLAIQSAIYSPAKYGYIKELVGTERLAHANGAVQAITIVGILLGTFVFSGLFEILLLERSTDNTTVILERIAPLGWLLVLLASIELVLSYRLPQQSRPDVQKIFSVSRYVKLDYLQQNLRALRGRPVIWLSIVGLSTFWAISQVLLAAFPDFAETRLAETNTLVIQGLLACSGLGIMIGAVLAGRFSQKHIETGLVPLGALGIAITLALLPTLDSYTALAFNFTVLGMMGGLFMIPLNALIQYHAKEQELGTVLAGNNWVQNVTMLSFLGLTVAFAYFGFNSAMLLGLLTLVAVVGTGYTVKQLPHSFVRFLVSLLFKHRYRIDVLHFDNLPARGGVLLLGNHISWIDWALVQIACPRPVRFVMQREIYNRWYLKPLLSRLGMIPISSGNSKEALGRVNELLRNGEVVCLFPEGAISRNGHLGKFHSGYERTVEGVENAVIVPFYLRGLWGSAFSRSAGKLRDETSLLDRSLGNRRDIIVAFGKSLPLTTKTAELKQKVFELSVDAWEEHTHNLDPLALTWLKTAKRNRLQHFMVDGEGTTFNYGRTLAATLAFAKAMRGYTNDANVGLVLPASSASLISNMAVLLNGQTTVNINYTSSVSAVQASLRTAAIKTVFTSRRFMTKLEQRGIAIETMLTDVQIVFLEDVKAALSKWDLLRAMLFSLLPADIIYWLLGRQRKLDDPAAILFSSGSEGTPKGIVLSHRNIIANCKQISDVLDTRKSDVFMNSLPPFHSFGLTVTTMMPMLEGIPVVCHPDPTDVVGIAKAIARYRATVLCGTATFLRLYTRNSKVEPLMLDSLRIVVAGAEKLQERVRSEFEMKFSKKIFEGYGTTETTPVISVNIPDMLDTVYWKLQKGNQPGTVGMPLPGSSIRIVDPDTLETLPQGEDGLILVSGTQLMLGYLNDDEKTAQAIVTLDNRRWYKTGDKGHLDEDGFLTIVDRYSRFAKIGGEMISLGAVEEKARDIFDNPDIELAAVALSDEKKGERIILCVTGNSTDTTPAELRQQLLNGGMEGLMLPAEIQVMPELPKLGTGKMDYKALLQQLLA
- a CDS encoding helix-turn-helix transcriptional regulator, producing MAQVDALVETLKSALKSHNLKYRDVAQAMELSEASIKRLFSSRTFSLQQIQQVCLMMGMEISDLVQLMVERQARLQELSEEQEEEIVRDPGFLIITVCVLNRWTLEDMLRHYTFTEHECVQKLARLDRLKIIELLPKNRIKLLVAPNFSWRKNGPIQRFFLSTIEKELFQAQFDKPDHRLVVLNGMLSPQSNGELQKKIERLAREFDQLNNADAGLALPERQGYTLVLALRNWQYEQLFKYRRM